The Carassius carassius chromosome 31, fCarCar2.1, whole genome shotgun sequence genome includes a region encoding these proteins:
- the LOC132111316 gene encoding syntaxin-11-like: MRDRLVELGDVPTKEHREEDQVDSGEDVDSCEFEQHAVVFEGEDIMEDVLREAQSIQKEITQLRVEVKKLGKQNTRFLTSVRRMSSIKRDSNSIARNIKTKGEKLYARIQKMDALCKDLEKKHGAHSALTRMVRGQFISITGSFHEAMNEYNSAEMVQRDNCKTRIQRQAEIMGKEVTGDQIEEMIETGKWNVFSDDLLTDGRTARSALNEIENRHKELLELESRIRDIHDLFFQLALLVEEQGLMVNNIEANVHATQDFVAKATAKIGEAVRYKKKNPCRQLFCCCFPCCNK, translated from the coding sequence ATGAGAGACAGGCTGGTTGAACTGGGAGATGTTCCCACCAAAGAGCACAGAGAGGAAGACCAAGTAGACAGCGGAGAGGATGTGGACAGCTGTGAATTTGAACAGCATGCGGTGGTGTTCGAGGGCGAGGACATCATGGAGGACGTTCTTAGAGAAGCCCAGTCTATCCAGAAAGAAATCACCCAACTCCGCGTGGAGGTGAAAAAACTGGGCAAGCAGAACACGCGCTTTCTCACCTCCGTCAGACGCATGAGCAGCATCAAACGTGACTCGAACTCGATCGCACGCAACATCAAAACTAAAGGGGAGAAACTGTATGCTCGGATACAGAAGATGGATGCACTTTGTAAAGATTTGGAGAAGAAACACGGAGCTCATTCAGCTTTGACACGCATGGTACGCGGCCAGTTCATCTCTATAACGGGTTCTTTTCATGAGGCCATGAATGAGTACAACAGTGCTGAAATGGTGCAGCGGGACAACTGCAAGACTCGCATCCAAAGGCAAGCAGAGATCATGGGTAAAGAAGTGACTGGAGATCAAATCGAAGAAATGATCGAGACAGGCAAGTGGAACGTGTTCTCTGACGACTTGCTCACAGATGGGCGAACTGCACGCTCAGCGCTCAATGAGATCGAGAATCGCCATAAGGAGCTTTTGGAGTTAGAGAGTCGCATCAGAGACATCCATGATCTGTTTTTCCAGCTGGCCTTACTAGTGGAGGAACAAGGACTCATGGTGAACAACATTGAGGCCAATGTACATGCCACCCAAGACTTTGTGGCCAAAGCCACAGCTAAGATAGGGGAAGCTGTCAGATATAAGAAGAAAAACCCTTGTCGACAGCTCTTCTGTTGCTGTTTTCCATGTTGCAATAAATGA